A single region of the Rattus rattus isolate New Zealand chromosome 8, Rrattus_CSIRO_v1, whole genome shotgun sequence genome encodes:
- the Hmg20a gene encoding high mobility group protein 20A has translation MESLMSSSTLPPLSADEDGSKESNGLAATGLTHPEGPYGSAATSTTNNPEFVEDLSQGQLLQSESSNAAEGSEQRPEDEQRSKRGGWSKGRKRKKPLRDSNAPKSPLTGYVRFMNERREQLRAKRPEVPFPEITRMLGNEWSKLPPEEKQRYLDEADRDKERYMKELEQYQKTEAYKVFSRKTQDRQKGKSHRQDAARQATHDHEKETEVKERSVFDIPIFTEEFLNHSKAREAELRQLRKSNMEFEERNAALQKHVESMRTAVEKLEVDVIQERSRNTVLQQHLETLRQMLTSSFASMPLPGSGEIPTVDTIDSYMNRLHSIILANPQDNENFIATVREVVNRLDR, from the exons ATGGAAAGCTTGATGTCCAGTTCTACCCTGCCGCCCCTTTCTGCAGATGAAGACGGCTCCAAGGAGAGTAACGGTCTGGCTGCAACTGG GTTAACACACCCCGAGGGTCCATATGGCAGTGCAGCCACatcaacaaccaacaacccagAATTTGTGGAGGATCTCTCCCAAGGCCAGCTGCTTCAGAGTGAGTCTTCCAATGCTGCAGAAGGCAGTGAGCAGAGGCCTGAAGATGAG caaAGAAGTAAACGAGGAGGCTGGtccaaagggagaaaaaggaagaaacctctTCGGGACAGCAATGCACCCAAGTCCCCCCTTACAGGATATGTTCGATTCATGAATGAGCGTAGAGAACAGCTTCGAGCAAAACGACCAGAGGTCCCATTTCCAGAAATCACAAGGATGTTGGGCAACGAGTGGAGTAAACTGCCTCCTGAGGAAAAACAG CGCTACCTTGATGAAGCAGACAGAGATAAGGAGCGTTACATGAAGGAACTGGAGCAGTATCAAAAGACCGAAGCCTACAAGGTCTTCAGTAGGAAAACGCAAGACCGTCAGAAAGGCAAATCTCATCGGCAAG atgcaGCCCGGCAGGCCACTCATGATCATGAG aaagaaacagaagtaaagGAACGCTCTGTTTTTGACATCCCTATATTTACCGAAGAGTTCCTAAACCACAGCAAAG CTCGTGAGGCAGAACTCCGCCAGCTTCGTAAATCCAACATGGAGTTTGAAGAAAGGAACGCAGCCCTACAGAAGCATGTGGAAAGCATGCGCACAGCAGTGGAGAAGCTGGAGGTTGATGTGATCCAGGAACGGAGCCGAAACACCGTCCTTCAGCAGCACCTGGAAACCCTGCGGCAGATGTTGACCAGCAGCTTTGCCAGCATGCCTTTGCCTG GAAGTGGAGAAATACCAACAGTGGACACCATTGACTCATACATGAACAGATTGCACAGTATAATTTTAGCTAATCCCCAAGACAACGAAAACTTCATAGCTACAGTCCGAGAGGTTGTGAACAGGCTTGATCGTTAA